Within the Enterococcus hirae ATCC 9790 genome, the region AGAAATCTCTGCAATGATCCTTCAATATATCAAAGGATTCGCTGAAGACTATCTAGGTGAAAAAGTTGAAAAAGCAGTTATTACTGTGCCTGCTTACTTCAATGATGCACAACGTCAAGCAACAAAAGATGCTGGTAAAATTGCTGGCTTAGAAGTTGAACGTATTGTAAATGAACCAACTGCTGCAGCGCTTGCTTATGGCTTGGATAAAACAGATCGTGATGAAAAAATCCTAGTATTTGACCTTGGTGGTGGTACGTTCGACGTATCTATCCTTGAATTAGGTGATGGCGTATTTGACGTACTATCAACAGCTGGAGATAACCATCTAGGTGGGGATGACTTCGATAACAAAATCATTGATCACATGGTAGCTGAGTTCAAAAAAGAAAACGGCATTGATTTATCACAAGATAAAATGGCATTGCAACGTTTGAAAGATGCTGCAGAAAAAGCGAAAAAAGATTTATCTGGAGTATCAAGCACACAAATCAGCTTACCGTTCATCACAGCTGGCGAAGCAGGTCCTCTTCACTTAGAAATGACATTGACTCGTGCGAAATTTGATGAATTAACCGCTGATTTAGTAGAGCGTACAAAAATTCCAGTACGACAAGCCTTGAAAGATGCTGGTTTATCACAATCTGAAATTGATGAAGTTATCTTAGTTGGTGGTTCAACACGTATTCCTGCAGTTGTTGAAGCAGTAAGAAAAGAAACTGGAAAAGAACCAAACAAATCTGTAAACCCAGATGAAGTAGTAGCGATGGGTGCTGCTATCCAAGGTGGGGTTATCACAGGTGATGTCAAAGACGTTGTGTTACTTGATGTTACTCCGTTATCATTAGGTATTGAAACAATGGGTGGCGTCTTTACTAAATTAATTGATCGAAACACAACGATCCCTACAAGTAAATCACAAGTGTTCTCAACGGCTGCAGATAATCAACCTGCTGTAGATATCCATGTCTTGCAAGGTGAACGTCCGATGGCTGCTGATAACAAAACGTTAGGAAGATTCCAATTAACAGATATTCCTGCAGCACCACGTGGTGTGCCACAAATCGAAGTTACTTTTGACATTGATAAAAATGGTATCGTGAATGTTTCTGCTAAAGACCTAGGTACACAAAAAGAACAAAAAATCACGATTAAATCTTCTTCAGGTCTAACTGATGATGAAATCGAACGCATGGTAAAAGATGCAGAAGCGAATGCAGAAGCAGATAAAGCACGTAAAGAAGAAGTGGATTTACGTAACGATATTGATGCTTTACTATTCTCAGTTGACAAAACACTAAAAGAATTAGAAGGTAAAGTTGACGCAGAAGAAGTGAAAAAAGCGGAAGAAGCTCGCGATGAATTGAAAGCTGCTGTTGAAGCAAACAATATCGAAGAAATGAAAACAAAACGTGATGCATTGAATGAAATCGTGCAAAATTTGACAGTTAAATTGTATGAACAAGCTGCGCAACAACAAGCACAAGAAAATCCAGAAGCAGCGCAAACAGGTGCAGATGATGTAGTAGACGCTGACTTTGAAGAAGTCGACGGAGACGACAAAAAATAATCTCATTAAATAATCGTTAGCTGTTTAGTAGAAATGACAAGTTTCAGTAGAGAAGGTTTTCCCCTTCTCTAGCTGGGACTGTTATCATACAATACAACCTTTTGAATACGTTGTTAAACAATATTAAGCAGGATCTAAAAGACGAGTGAATCGAAGTTTATACAACAATTTACTTTACCATTCGTTTTTAGTGCCAATGCTTGAAAGAAGGTTTAGCAAAAGAGATCAGCTCTAAGAAATAATCCGAAGAATGCGAAAATAGATTCTCATATTTTCGAGATTCTTCGGATTATTTTCCGATAGTTCTAAATTTAGCGTGGTCTAAAAGGTTAGTAGGCGTTCACTTTCAAGAATGATGCGCAAAATAGAGACCTTATTGTTTGGAGATTTGATGTGCATGATTATGCCTGTTGAATAACAGAAGTCATAAGAACAATGGGAGAATTTCTTGGACAATAGCTGTTGCTTTGAGGTAGTTCGATCTGGTCATAAGATAAGATTTGAGGAACATTCTTTCTTCAATTTGGAAAACTTGACTTAGGTATGAGCCTTAAACTAGCTTCCTTTTTTAAATACTTGAAAGTAGCAGTTTTTGTTTTCGTAAAAGTATGATATGATAACAAGCGACGTGGAAATGATGAGAACCAATAGGAGGAAAGCCTATGGCAACAAAACGTGATTATTATGAAGTCTTAGGGCTCTCAAAAGGAGCTTCTGAAGATGAAATTAAAAAAGCTTATCGAAAGCTATCAAAAAAATATCATCCAGATATCAATAAAGAAGCTGATGCAGAAGAAAAATTCAAAGAAGTATCAGAAGCTTATGAAATTTTAAGTGACCCGCAAAAACGGGCAGCTTATGATCAATATGGACACGCAGGTTCCGATCCAAACTATGGCGCTGGTGGAGCCGGTGGCGGCTTTGGTGGTTTTGGCGGCTTTTCAGGTGGCGGTTTTGGTGGCTTCGAAGATATCTTTGATTCATTCTTTGGCGGTGGCGGTCGTACGGTAGACCCTAATGCGCCAAGACAGGGTGCGGATTTACAGTATACGATCGATCTTTCTTTTGAAGAAGCGATTTTTGGCGTAGAAAAAGAAATCAAGTATAACCGAGAAGAAATTTGTCATACTTGCCATGGAAATGGTGCGAAACCTGGAACACAACCAACAACTTGTCATAAGTGTCATGGATCAGGGACAATCAATGTGGAACGTCAAACGCCACTTGGCCGTGTGATGAGTCGTCAAACTTGTGACGTTTGTCATGGTACTGGTAAAGAAATCAAAGATCCTTGTCCGACTTGTCATGGTTCTGGTCACGAAAAGAAAGCACATTCTGTTAAGGTGAATGTACCAGCAGGTGTAGAAGAAGGACAACAAATGCGTCTGGCAGGTCAAGGTGAAGCTGGAGAAAACGGCGGACCATTTGGTGATCTATATGTTGTATTCCGTGTGGAAGAAAGTGATATTTTCGATCGTGATGGTTCAGAGATCTATTACGAATTGCCATTGAGTTTTGTACAAGCTGCTTTAGGTGATGAAGTAAAAGTGCCAACCGTTCATGGAGATGTCAAACTTAAAATTCCGGCAGGTACGCAAACAGGAACGAATTTCCGTTTACGTGGCAAAGGAGCGCCTAAACTTCGTGGAGGAGCTACTGGGGATCAACATGTGAAAGTGAAGTTGATCACGCCGAAGAACTTAAATGAACAGCAACGTGAAGCATTGCGTGCTTTTGCTGAAGCTGGCGGCATCAAAGTAGAAGAACAACAAGAAGATGGCTTCTTTGATAAAGTGAAAGATGCCTTTGGCGGTAAGAAAAGAAAATAAAAGAAAAGCAAATCAATAAATTCAGCTAGCATCTCTGGCAGTTAGACCAACATCTAATTGCTGGAAAATCGCCAGCCTCTTATTGATTTGCTTTTTTTATTTAGACAGGAGAAAGTGGCAAACAAATAATTAAAGCAGGGACGAAAGAAGAGGACAAAAAGGAAGTAAGTGTTATTTCTGGTCGATTTTATAAATGCCTTTAAAATAAAGACCGTTGCAAGGGATAGGCATCCTTTTGCAACGGTCTTTAACAATTTCATCATCTTAAGGTTAAATATCTAGTACTTTATCTAGGAAATCTTTTGTTCGTTCATTTTGTGGATTTTCAAAGATTTGTTGTGGTGTGCCATCTTCTAGGAAATTCCCTCCATCAATAAACATGACACGATTGGCAACTTCTTTAGCAAAGCCCATTTCGTGTGTAACGATAACCATCGTCATCCCTTGCTTAGCTAATTTTTTCATGACGTTCAAGACATCTCCGACCATTTCCGGGTCTAGTGCAGAAGTTGGTTCGTCGAAGAGCATGATATCAGGATTCATCGCTAGAGCACGAGCGATAGCGACCCGTTGCTTTTGTCCACCAGAAAGCATTTCTGGATACATGTCTTTTTTATCTTCAAGGCCGACGGTTTGTAGCAATTTGATTGCTTTCTTTTCAGCGGCTTCTTTTGATTCTTTTTTCAAATCCATTGGTGCTAATGTAATGTTTTCTAGCACTGAAAGATGTGGGAATAAATTAAAATGTTGGAATACCATTCCGATGTGTTGTCTTACCAAATTGATATCAGTGTTTTTGTCCATTAAGTGGGCCCCATCAATGATGATTTCGCCGTCTGAAGGCTCTTCTAAACGGTTTAAACAACGTAGGAAGGTACTTTTTCCTGAACCGGAAGGACCGATGATACAAACAACGTCACCTTCGTTGATTGAAACATTGATATCATTTAAAACGGTATTTTCACCGTATTTTTTTACAAGATGTTCAACTAGAATTTTTTCAGCCATCTTATTTCACCTTCTTTTCTAAAACTTTTGCTAATTTTGTCAGAATAGTAATGAGGATCAAATACATGATAGCAATAATTAGATAGACGTACGTACTTTGTGTCGTACGTGCAACGATAATTTTACCAGTTTGCAGTAACTCTACCACACCGATCGCTGAGATGATTGTTGTATCTTTCAATGAAATAACGAATTGGTTCACGAAAGATGGCAACATGATCTTGATTGCTTGTGGTAAGATGATTTTTTGCATGGTTCGATTATATGAAAGTCCTAAACTGCGAGAAGCTTCCATTTGACCAACTGGCACAGCTTTGATCCCACCACGAACGATTTCTGCGATATAAGCGCTGGCGTTCAAAGTTAGTGTGATAATCCCGGCAATGAAGTCGGGAATAGTAAATCCGACGATACCTGGTAATCCAAAGAAGATGAAGAATGCAAGAACCATCATTGGAATACCGCGGATGACATCGACATAAATACTTGCAATTGTTCGTAGGGCTCTGATTGGCGCTACGCTGAATAAACCAAAGATAACACCAACAACTAATGCCAAGGCGAATGAAATTAAAGTTAATAAGATCGTTTGCCATAAACCTTTTAGTAAAACTTTGTAGTTGTTTTGTAATAGACCAGTTAGTGTAGATTCATCTTTGCTGGCTTTAGTAGGCGTATTATCTGTTGAGATATATTTGTTGATGATTTTATCGTATTCGCCAGTTCGTTTTAATTCTTTTAGACCTTCGTTGAACATTTGTAATAGTTCAGGATTTTGGCCTTTTTTCACAGCAAAAGCGTATTTACCACCAGATTCTTTAGCAATCGGTGTTTCTAATTGTTGATTGTTTTTAATTGCATAGCCGATAACAGGGTAGTCGTCCATCATGGCGTCAATTGCTCCAACTCTCAATCCGTCATATAACTGATCTGCAGAATCGAAGTACTTGATGGTATAGCCGTACTGGTCTTCGTGGGCATTTAAAAAATCAGCACTTTCAGTTCCAACTTTGGCACCTACTGTTTTTCCTTTTAGGTCTTCATAGGACTTGATTGAATTGTCTCCTTTTTTTGACAGCGATTTGAATCCCGCTTTCAAAATAAGGATCTGAGAAATCATAGCTTTTTTTCGTTCATCGGTCACAGTCATTCCTGCGATCATTCCGTCTGCTTGACCAGATTCTAACGCTTGTAGCGCAGCAGAGAAACCACGATAATCCATACGTAGGTTAAATCCTTGCAGTTTGGAGATTGCCTCCATTAATCCAACATCAATTCCCTCGTATTTGCCTTCAGCGTTTTGAAACTCGAAAGGTGCAAAAGCTGAATCGCTGGCAATGACATACGTCTCTTTCTTAGGTTCTATTTTTTGCATCGTCTCGCTCGTACTTGAGTCAGCAGTAGTTTTATCGTCAGCTTGTACAGGATTGCTAAGCGCAAATGTGACAAGTCCTGTCATTATGAAAATAATCGTATGAAGCAAATGCTTTTTTTTCATAATTAACCTCCTAAAATTTCAATAACTTTTCATATTTTCCTATTATATGCGAAAACTAATAATAGATACAAGCTGAGTTGCTGAAAAAAATAAAAAAATGTCATTTTGTAACAATCTATGTTATAAAATGTAACATAATAAATGTAGAGAGGAATCTAACGTAAGATAAATAATTACTTAAGGGACCTTATTGATATATAATTTTGCTGCCTAATTTACTACATAATACATGTATGAATTTATATAATATAGTAGAAAAGAAAAAAATCAAAAGTAGCGAAAGTATGTTCGGTGTGGTATAATAAATCAACAAGGAATGCCTTTGCTTTCCTTTTCTTTTTTGTGGTCGTAAAATGAAGAGGAAAGAATGAAAAGGAGGATGAAATATGATAGAAAGAGATACCTCCCGACACTTTGAGTTGGTGTCAAAATATCAACCAGCAGGAGATCAACCCGAAGCCATTACACAGTTAGTTGATGGGGTAGTTGGTGGAAAGAAAGCTCAGATACTTTTAGGAGCAACTGGTACAGGGAAGACGTATACCGTTTCGAATTTGATTGAAAAAGTGAATAAGCCAACATTGATTAT harbors:
- the dnaJ gene encoding molecular chaperone DnaJ translates to MATKRDYYEVLGLSKGASEDEIKKAYRKLSKKYHPDINKEADAEEKFKEVSEAYEILSDPQKRAAYDQYGHAGSDPNYGAGGAGGGFGGFGGFSGGGFGGFEDIFDSFFGGGGRTVDPNAPRQGADLQYTIDLSFEEAIFGVEKEIKYNREEICHTCHGNGAKPGTQPTTCHKCHGSGTINVERQTPLGRVMSRQTCDVCHGTGKEIKDPCPTCHGSGHEKKAHSVKVNVPAGVEEGQQMRLAGQGEAGENGGPFGDLYVVFRVEESDIFDRDGSEIYYELPLSFVQAALGDEVKVPTVHGDVKLKIPAGTQTGTNFRLRGKGAPKLRGGATGDQHVKVKLITPKNLNEQQREALRAFAEAGGIKVEEQQEDGFFDKVKDAFGGKKRK
- a CDS encoding amino acid ABC transporter ATP-binding protein, which produces MAEKILVEHLVKKYGENTVLNDINVSINEGDVVCIIGPSGSGKSTFLRCLNRLEEPSDGEIIIDGAHLMDKNTDINLVRQHIGMVFQHFNLFPHLSVLENITLAPMDLKKESKEAAEKKAIKLLQTVGLEDKKDMYPEMLSGGQKQRVAIARALAMNPDIMLFDEPTSALDPEMVGDVLNVMKKLAKQGMTMVIVTHEMGFAKEVANRVMFIDGGNFLEDGTPQQIFENPQNERTKDFLDKVLDI
- the dnaK gene encoding molecular chaperone DnaK, translated to MSKIIGIDLGTTNSAVAVLEGNEAKIIANPEGNRTTPSVVSFKNGEIQVGEVAKRQAVTNPNTISSIKRHIGEPGYKVEVEGKSYTPQEISAMILQYIKGFAEDYLGEKVEKAVITVPAYFNDAQRQATKDAGKIAGLEVERIVNEPTAAALAYGLDKTDRDEKILVFDLGGGTFDVSILELGDGVFDVLSTAGDNHLGGDDFDNKIIDHMVAEFKKENGIDLSQDKMALQRLKDAAEKAKKDLSGVSSTQISLPFITAGEAGPLHLEMTLTRAKFDELTADLVERTKIPVRQALKDAGLSQSEIDEVILVGGSTRIPAVVEAVRKETGKEPNKSVNPDEVVAMGAAIQGGVITGDVKDVVLLDVTPLSLGIETMGGVFTKLIDRNTTIPTSKSQVFSTAADNQPAVDIHVLQGERPMAADNKTLGRFQLTDIPAAPRGVPQIEVTFDIDKNGIVNVSAKDLGTQKEQKITIKSSSGLTDDEIERMVKDAEANAEADKARKEEVDLRNDIDALLFSVDKTLKELEGKVDAEEVKKAEEARDELKAAVEANNIEEMKTKRDALNEIVQNLTVKLYEQAAQQQAQENPEAAQTGADDVVDADFEEVDGDDKK
- a CDS encoding amino acid ABC transporter substrate-binding protein/permease — translated: MKKKHLLHTIIFIMTGLVTFALSNPVQADDKTTADSSTSETMQKIEPKKETYVIASDSAFAPFEFQNAEGKYEGIDVGLMEAISKLQGFNLRMDYRGFSAALQALESGQADGMIAGMTVTDERKKAMISQILILKAGFKSLSKKGDNSIKSYEDLKGKTVGAKVGTESADFLNAHEDQYGYTIKYFDSADQLYDGLRVGAIDAMMDDYPVIGYAIKNNQQLETPIAKESGGKYAFAVKKGQNPELLQMFNEGLKELKRTGEYDKIINKYISTDNTPTKASKDESTLTGLLQNNYKVLLKGLWQTILLTLISFALALVVGVIFGLFSVAPIRALRTIASIYVDVIRGIPMMVLAFFIFFGLPGIVGFTIPDFIAGIITLTLNASAYIAEIVRGGIKAVPVGQMEASRSLGLSYNRTMQKIILPQAIKIMLPSFVNQFVISLKDTTIISAIGVVELLQTGKIIVARTTQSTYVYLIIAIMYLILITILTKLAKVLEKKVK